In Vibrio atlanticus, the following proteins share a genomic window:
- a CDS encoding response regulator transcription factor — protein MDSTYTIIIADDHPLFRNALFQSVHMAISGANLLEADSLDALLTLLKKEDEPDLLLLDLKMPGANGMSGLIQLRAEYPDLPIVVISASEDASVVTQVKSHGAFGFIPKSSDMRELVSALNQVLNGDPFFPEGLITNNAACSDLAEKLSTLTPQQYKVLGMLSDGLLNKQIAYELNVSEATIKAHMTAIFRKLDVKNRTQAVILLQEIHN, from the coding sequence ATGGACTCGACCTATACCATCATCATTGCTGATGACCACCCTCTCTTTCGCAACGCCCTGTTTCAGTCAGTTCATATGGCTATCAGCGGTGCGAACCTGCTTGAGGCTGATTCTCTCGATGCCTTACTGACTCTACTAAAAAAAGAAGATGAACCAGACCTGTTACTTCTCGACCTTAAAATGCCGGGAGCAAACGGGATGTCGGGCTTAATTCAACTGCGTGCTGAATATCCAGATTTACCGATCGTGGTGATCTCAGCCAGCGAGGATGCCAGCGTTGTCACTCAAGTGAAAAGCCACGGTGCCTTTGGTTTCATTCCTAAGTCGAGTGATATGCGTGAATTGGTCAGTGCACTCAATCAAGTGCTGAATGGCGACCCGTTCTTTCCTGAAGGGCTTATCACCAATAATGCAGCCTGTAGCGACCTTGCGGAAAAGCTTTCCACGCTGACACCTCAGCAATACAAGGTGCTAGGGATGCTTTCAGACGGCTTGCTAAACAAGCAAATCGCGTATGAATTGAATGTTTCGGAAGCGACCATCAAGGCACATATGACAGCCATCTTCCGTAAACTGGATGTGAAAAACCGAACTCAAGCAGTTATCTTGCTACAAGAAATCCACAATTAA
- a CDS encoding protein-disulfide reductase DsbD, which translates to MRRLATLLFVCVSLFTQPAWALFGNDNAEPSFGGNNNGFVPVDQAFPFNYYQQDGKVLLDWQVKEGYYLYQHSLSFTGQNLAIGNVEMEDGQPHQDEFFGEVSIYTQPLFVQVPLQSYQDGSQLIVKYQGCADAGFCYPPEIRVIDIEPFTTTSSPNSQGSDSQALSSASNETDVSTQPSSPTADAASNTTQQTNAPVSKEAGLADKLGDSWWTPLLFLALGVGLAFTPCVLPMYPILTGIVLGGGKLSQGRALMLSFIYVQGMALTYTLLGLVVASAGMQFQAAMQHPYVLIALSVLFVTLAMSMFGVYNLQLPSNIQTWLNNQSNKQQGGNTLGVFAMGAISGLVCSPCTTAPLSGALLYVAQSGDLLTGAIALYALAMGMGIPLILVAVFGNKLLPKAGSWMDKVKIVFGFILLAAPIFLLERIIPELWATVLWSGLGFIAFGWLYHSKNALPFGGWKQSAVGIIAMLGLFASAQPALNYWFAEKSVVVEQQIQFARVNTVEELEIQLIEAKKLGKPVMLDFYADWCVACKEFEKYTFHQADVENKLSDFVLLQADVTRNMPQDIELLKQLQVLGLPTIEFWDGEGNHVPNARVTGFMPADVFLKHMQNHQL; encoded by the coding sequence ATGCGACGACTTGCCACATTACTTTTTGTTTGTGTTTCCCTGTTCACCCAGCCTGCGTGGGCGCTTTTTGGAAACGACAACGCCGAGCCAAGCTTCGGAGGCAATAACAACGGTTTTGTCCCTGTAGACCAAGCTTTCCCTTTCAATTACTACCAGCAAGACGGCAAGGTCCTTCTCGATTGGCAAGTAAAAGAGGGCTACTACCTCTATCAACATAGCCTCTCGTTCACTGGCCAAAATCTCGCTATCGGCAATGTTGAAATGGAAGATGGCCAACCACACCAAGATGAATTCTTCGGTGAGGTGAGCATTTATACTCAGCCGTTATTCGTGCAAGTTCCTCTACAGAGTTACCAAGATGGCTCACAGCTGATCGTTAAGTATCAAGGCTGTGCAGATGCTGGTTTCTGCTACCCACCAGAGATTCGTGTCATCGACATTGAACCTTTCACAACAACAAGTTCTCCTAATTCGCAAGGTAGTGACTCACAAGCTTTATCTTCAGCTAGCAACGAGACCGATGTTTCTACGCAACCCTCTTCTCCTACCGCTGACGCAGCAAGCAATACCACTCAACAAACCAATGCTCCTGTTTCAAAAGAAGCAGGTTTAGCCGATAAGCTGGGTGACAGTTGGTGGACTCCATTATTATTCCTCGCACTCGGTGTTGGCTTAGCCTTTACGCCGTGTGTTCTGCCTATGTATCCGATTCTAACGGGTATTGTGCTAGGTGGCGGCAAGCTCAGCCAAGGTCGTGCGCTGATGCTGTCCTTCATCTACGTGCAAGGCATGGCGCTGACCTACACCTTATTAGGTTTAGTGGTTGCTTCAGCAGGCATGCAGTTCCAAGCTGCGATGCAACACCCTTACGTATTAATCGCGCTGAGTGTTCTGTTCGTGACGTTGGCGATGTCGATGTTCGGCGTTTATAACCTACAACTACCAAGCAACATCCAAACTTGGCTTAACAACCAAAGCAATAAACAACAAGGTGGTAATACCTTGGGCGTGTTCGCAATGGGCGCTATCTCTGGCTTGGTGTGTTCACCTTGTACCACAGCGCCACTGTCAGGCGCGTTATTGTATGTGGCTCAAAGTGGCGACCTATTAACCGGAGCGATCGCTCTGTATGCGTTAGCGATGGGTATGGGTATTCCGCTGATTTTGGTTGCGGTATTTGGTAATAAGCTACTACCAAAAGCAGGCAGCTGGATGGACAAGGTGAAGATCGTATTCGGCTTTATCTTGCTGGCAGCGCCTATCTTCCTGCTAGAGCGAATTATTCCTGAATTGTGGGCAACGGTACTTTGGTCTGGTCTTGGCTTCATCGCCTTTGGTTGGCTTTACCATAGCAAGAATGCACTGCCATTCGGTGGTTGGAAACAGAGCGCTGTAGGTATCATCGCGATGCTTGGCCTGTTCGCATCAGCTCAACCTGCACTCAATTACTGGTTCGCAGAAAAGAGCGTTGTGGTTGAGCAACAAATCCAATTTGCCCGCGTCAACACGGTTGAAGAGTTAGAAATCCAGCTCATCGAAGCCAAGAAACTCGGCAAACCAGTGATGCTCGATTTCTACGCCGATTGGTGTGTGGCATGTAAAGAGTTTGAGAAGTACACCTTCCACCAAGCAGATGTTGAGAACAAGCTTTCTGATTTCGTCCTGCTTCAGGCTGACGTAACGAGAAACATGCCTCAAGACATTGAACTGCTTAAACAATTACAGGTGCTGGGCTTACCAACCATTGAGTTCTGGGATGGCGAGGGTAACCATGTTCCAAATGCTCGTGTGACGGGCTTTATGCCTGCCGATGTATTCTTGAAACATATGCAAAACCACCAGCTATAG
- a CDS encoding arginine repressor: MNQITEHGCLYSAEDKTLTAACKRLLQQQSFSTQNQLREKLVDIGYTGISQSTVSRILSQLGVVKIQNACGKKVYCITVESAPVRVDASISSQIELITHNQAIVIVKTNPGCAQLVARLVDIDPHTEIIGTVGGNDTVLIIPKDTTNIDACEQVVRARLGVA; this comes from the coding sequence ATGAACCAAATCACTGAGCACGGTTGCTTGTATTCAGCTGAAGATAAAACACTGACTGCAGCGTGCAAACGCTTACTACAACAGCAAAGCTTCTCGACCCAGAACCAGCTGCGAGAGAAACTCGTCGACATTGGTTATACAGGCATTAGCCAGTCGACTGTGTCTCGTATTTTGTCACAACTCGGTGTTGTCAAAATCCAGAACGCCTGTGGCAAAAAGGTTTACTGCATCACCGTAGAAAGCGCACCGGTACGTGTCGATGCGTCAATCTCATCACAAATCGAATTAATTACTCACAACCAAGCAATAGTGATCGTAAAAACAAACCCTGGTTGCGCACAGTTGGTCGCAAGATTGGTTGATATCGACCCTCATACCGAGATTATCGGTACGGTTGGCGGCAATGACACGGTGTTAATTATTCCGAAAGACACCACGAATATAGATGCTTGCGAACAAGTAGTAAGAGCACGCTTAGGAGTGGCTTAA
- the pyrI gene encoding aspartate carbamoyltransferase regulatory subunit, whose protein sequence is MVKQTQLQVEAIRNGSVIDHIPAHLGIKILKLFKLHKTEQRITMGLNLPSSALGHKDLIKIENIFLTKEQANQLALYAPQATVNQIEEYKVVNKLTLVLPDQINSVYSCPNSNCISHGEPVESSFKVQLKHENVQLKCHYCEKVFSREIMSEIR, encoded by the coding sequence ATGGTTAAACAAACTCAGCTACAAGTAGAAGCGATCCGTAACGGCAGCGTGATTGACCACATCCCTGCTCATCTTGGTATCAAAATCCTTAAACTGTTTAAGCTACACAAAACAGAACAACGCATCACCATGGGATTGAATCTGCCATCATCTGCGCTTGGTCATAAAGATCTGATCAAGATTGAGAACATATTTCTGACCAAGGAACAAGCCAACCAATTAGCTCTGTATGCGCCGCAAGCGACGGTAAATCAGATTGAAGAGTACAAGGTGGTTAATAAGCTAACATTAGTACTGCCAGACCAAATCAACAGTGTGTACTCCTGCCCGAATAGCAACTGTATTTCGCACGGTGAACCCGTTGAAAGTAGCTTTAAAGTGCAGCTAAAACACGAAAACGTCCAACTAAAATGTCACTATTGTGAAAAAGTATTCTCTCGCGAGATCATGAGTGAAATCCGCTAG
- the pyrB gene encoding aspartate carbamoyltransferase, with protein sequence MAHSLFNKHIISIPELSRDELELIVDTAARLKAEPNPELLKNKVVASCFFEPSTRTRLSFETAVQRLGGTVIGFDNGGNTSLAKKGETLADSVQVISSYVDAFVMRHPQEGAARLASEFSNGVPIVNGGDGANQHPTQTLLDLFSIYETQGTLDNLNVAFVGDLKYGRTVHSLTQALSKFNNVRFFFIAPEVLAMPDYICEELEEMGIQYSTHSSIEEVVPELDVLYMTRVQKERFDASEYAHMKSAYILTADTLKDARQNMKVLHPLPRVDEITTDVDKTPHAYYFEQAENGVYAREALLALVLNDTL encoded by the coding sequence ATGGCGCATTCGTTATTTAACAAGCACATCATCTCCATTCCAGAGCTATCTCGTGATGAACTGGAGCTTATCGTCGATACTGCAGCAAGACTCAAAGCAGAACCAAACCCTGAGCTGCTGAAAAATAAAGTCGTTGCGAGCTGCTTCTTTGAGCCTTCAACTCGAACTCGCCTCTCATTTGAAACCGCAGTTCAACGCCTTGGCGGCACAGTCATCGGCTTTGATAATGGCGGCAACACATCGCTGGCGAAAAAAGGCGAAACACTTGCCGATTCCGTTCAAGTTATTTCATCTTACGTGGATGCCTTTGTGATGCGTCACCCACAAGAAGGCGCGGCGCGCTTAGCGTCTGAATTTTCTAACGGTGTGCCAATTGTGAATGGTGGCGACGGTGCAAACCAACACCCAACGCAAACCTTATTGGATCTGTTCTCAATTTACGAAACGCAAGGCACGCTCGATAACCTCAATGTGGCTTTCGTCGGCGACCTAAAATATGGCCGTACCGTACACTCTTTGACGCAAGCACTATCAAAATTCAATAACGTGCGTTTCTTCTTTATCGCGCCAGAAGTGTTAGCGATGCCTGATTACATCTGTGAAGAATTGGAAGAGATGGGCATCCAATACAGCACCCACAGCAGCATTGAAGAAGTGGTACCGGAACTGGATGTCCTGTACATGACTCGCGTACAGAAAGAGCGCTTTGATGCGTCAGAATACGCGCACATGAAGTCGGCTTACATTCTAACGGCCGATACCTTGAAAGATGCACGCCAGAACATGAAGGTGCTTCACCCATTACCACGCGTCGATGAAATCACAACCGACGTCGATAAAACGCCACACGCTTATTACTTTGAACAAGCTGAAAACGGTGTATACGCTCGCGAAGCCCTATTGGCCCTAGTTCTTAACGACACTTTATAA